The following are from one region of the Thermococcus cleftensis genome:
- a CDS encoding winged helix-turn-helix transcriptional regulator, with translation MDQAILKKASFVKSSGVRYGIILELSRRGYATPKEMAIALNKHLPTVSRALRELRTEGIVEFVEHEHSKSRLYYLTKEGRRIVKMLSSCEEASSNGS, from the coding sequence ATGGATCAAGCAATACTCAAAAAGGCATCATTCGTCAAGTCCTCTGGCGTTAGATATGGCATCATCCTTGAATTATCCCGGAGGGGCTACGCGACTCCCAAGGAAATGGCGATCGCGCTCAACAAGCACTTGCCCACGGTTAGCCGGGCGCTCAGGGAACTTCGGACTGAAGGCATCGTCGAGTTCGTCGAGCACGAGCACTCCAAGAGCAGGTTGTACTACCTGACCAAGGAGGGAAGGAGAATAGTCAAGATGCTCTCAAGTTGCGAGGAGGCATCGTCCAATGGATCTTGA
- a CDS encoding HhH-GDP family DNA glycosylase: protein MDLDLSTLGVTCENYYKKYGRRFFWRVMDLTPFQVLTTEFLLWKTRAENVDKYGRDLILKASTPEVLLEIPVEKIQESIRPLGLYRRRTRLLVRIAETLVSEYDGIVPKDAHELLSIPGVGSYVTAATLLFAHDLPYIPLDSNVETYLSSVAENLGFSVEDRRYPLRDEYIEFSRKFFNKVRSRKYAGWGLLDLASLHRRENKK, encoded by the coding sequence ATGGATCTTGACCTCTCCACCCTTGGCGTCACCTGTGAGAATTACTACAAAAAATATGGTAGAAGATTTTTTTGGAGAGTTATGGATCTAACTCCCTTTCAAGTTCTGACGACCGAGTTTCTACTGTGGAAGACGCGCGCGGAGAACGTTGACAAGTACGGCCGTGACTTGATACTGAAGGCGTCGACGCCGGAGGTTCTTCTCGAGATTCCAGTCGAGAAGATTCAAGAGAGCATTCGACCCCTGGGGCTTTACAGGAGGCGCACTCGCTTGCTAGTTAGAATTGCGGAAACGTTGGTCAGCGAGTACGATGGGATAGTTCCAAAAGATGCCCACGAGCTTCTCTCCATTCCGGGCGTTGGTTCTTACGTGACGGCTGCTACGTTGTTGTTTGCCCATGACTTACCATACATCCCCCTGGATTCCAACGTTGAAACGTACTTGTCCAGCGTCGCCGAGAACCTTGGATTCTCAGTGGAGGATAGGAGGTATCCACTCCGGGATGAATACATTGAATTTTCAAGGAAGTTCTTTAACAAAGTGAGGAGTAGAAAATACGCTGGTTGGGGCTTATTGGACTTGGCTTCCCTTCATCGAAGAGAGAATAAAAAGTAG
- a CDS encoding DUF371 domain-containing protein: protein MLREVIRCRGHENVKATHRSTLEFTKEDYLTPRGDCILCIEADKGINDLREEFKAALRTGRRLRIRIKVGGLVDEVLAEGSPRLILDHGYSMVIRKSDYVDARTLAIRANKAARDIDRRIVELLKNPETIAEIELVIDEKA from the coding sequence ATGCTGAGAGAAGTAATCAGATGCCGCGGTCACGAGAACGTTAAAGCCACCCACAGATCGACACTGGAGTTCACCAAGGAGGACTACCTCACGCCGAGGGGTGACTGCATACTCTGTATCGAAGCTGATAAGGGGATAAACGACCTAAGAGAGGAGTTCAAGGCTGCCCTGAGGACGGGGAGGAGGCTTCGTATAAGGATAAAGGTCGGTGGTCTGGTAGATGAAGTGCTGGCCGAGGGGAGTCCGCGACTTATCCTCGACCACGGGTACTCAATGGTTATTCGGAAAAGCGACTACGTGGACGCCAGAACCCTGGCTATAAGGGCCAACAAGGCCGCCAGGGACATCGACAGGCGTATCGTTGAGCTTCTCAAGAACCCCGAGACGATCGCCGAGATCGAGCTGGTCATAGATGAAAAAGCTTAA
- a CDS encoding TIGR00703 family protein has protein sequence MLEGYYIVENTGIVPAERRFRFKDLKAWGYDLHLGTIDGEEAYFVSRAGTREEGETYTENGREYHISETKREIPRNAQLLARIVIERGQPYLEFWLEAEETSYPLAKEDPRLILHRFWSEKKFNQLEKHVVSVGLTTDFYKNRVETLSVPLPFEEYPPKVRRVLREVRDVHRDLTGFGRFIFQYYGQEKKTHNYRLWWLLPTIHLFDVEVSNEVDKILAMLD, from the coding sequence ATGCTTGAGGGATACTACATAGTTGAGAACACCGGGATTGTCCCCGCTGAGAGGCGCTTCAGGTTCAAGGACCTCAAGGCCTGGGGCTACGACCTGCACCTGGGAACGATAGACGGAGAGGAGGCCTACTTCGTATCGAGGGCCGGAACGAGGGAGGAGGGAGAGACCTACACCGAGAACGGCAGGGAGTACCACATCAGCGAGACCAAGAGGGAGATACCGAGGAACGCCCAGCTGCTCGCCAGGATAGTCATCGAACGCGGTCAGCCCTACCTGGAGTTCTGGCTCGAGGCGGAAGAGACCAGCTACCCGCTGGCAAAGGAGGATCCAAGGTTAATACTCCACCGCTTCTGGAGCGAGAAGAAGTTCAACCAGCTCGAGAAGCACGTGGTCAGCGTCGGCCTGACGACCGACTTCTACAAGAACCGCGTTGAGACACTGAGCGTTCCCCTGCCGTTCGAGGAGTACCCGCCGAAGGTCAGGAGGGTCCTAAGGGAGGTCAGGGACGTTCACCGCGATCTCACAGGCTTCGGGAGGTTCATCTTCCAGTACTACGGCCAGGAAAAGAAGACCCACAACTACCGCCTCTGGTGGCTCCTCCCGACGATACACCTATTCGACGTTGAGGTCTCGAACGAGGTGGACAAGATCCTCGCTATGCTCGACTGA
- a CDS encoding M48 family metallopeptidase yields the protein MNLEVLRRPVRYARLEVRPDGTVVVTAPEGFDVDGFVERHRSWLEGKLAEIEGLRKVARSGFPINGEFYRVIHGRRPKVHGQFGTVVLSPNPYDVVDYLRRLLRRELLPIVDFYAGRMGVEPGKVYIRHQKSRWGSCSPRGNLSFNVRLAAVPPELREYVVVHELAHMRHMNHSKAFWELVGEFYPEYRAARKELKRWWTILELNPYWKWLTGAAYESRKGS from the coding sequence GTGAACCTGGAAGTTCTCCGCCGGCCGGTCAGGTACGCCAGGCTCGAGGTTAGGCCGGACGGAACGGTTGTGGTTACCGCCCCGGAGGGCTTCGACGTTGATGGCTTCGTCGAGCGGCACCGGAGCTGGCTCGAGGGCAAGCTGGCCGAGATCGAGGGCCTCAGGAAGGTAGCTCGGTCAGGCTTTCCAATCAACGGCGAGTTTTACCGGGTCATTCACGGGAGAAGGCCGAAGGTTCACGGGCAGTTCGGGACGGTGGTTCTCTCCCCGAACCCCTACGACGTGGTGGATTATCTCCGGAGACTCCTGCGGAGGGAGCTTCTGCCCATTGTGGATTTCTACGCCGGCAGAATGGGCGTCGAGCCGGGGAAGGTTTATATCAGGCACCAGAAGAGCAGGTGGGGGAGCTGCTCCCCTCGGGGAAACCTCAGCTTCAACGTCCGTCTCGCCGCGGTTCCACCGGAGCTCAGGGAGTACGTTGTGGTTCACGAGCTCGCCCACATGAGACATATGAACCACTCGAAGGCCTTTTGGGAGCTTGTTGGAGAGTTTTACCCGGAGTACCGGGCTGCGAGAAAGGAACTGAAGCGCTGGTGGACGATTCTTGAGCTGAACCCCTACTGGAAGTGGCTGACAGGTGCCGCGTATGAAAGCCGAAAGGGGTCTTAA
- a CDS encoding NfeD family protein produces MKAERGLKLIALMADEIIVGVFLFLVLPQAGVEIPLWISAPLMVVLLVKDFLIAPYVLGGGLEKKPSTGPEALVGRKALVVEELDPKGIVKLDGELWRAECVNGKARTGEKVVVVEVRGTKVLVERQG; encoded by the coding sequence ATGAAAGCCGAAAGGGGTCTTAAGCTGATCGCACTGATGGCCGATGAGATAATAGTCGGCGTCTTCCTCTTTTTGGTGCTTCCTCAGGCGGGGGTGGAAATTCCCCTTTGGATAAGCGCCCCCCTGATGGTCGTTCTCCTGGTTAAAGACTTCCTCATAGCGCCTTACGTCCTCGGGGGAGGGCTTGAGAAGAAGCCTTCAACCGGGCCGGAAGCGCTGGTGGGGAGGAAAGCCCTCGTCGTTGAGGAACTGGACCCTAAGGGGATCGTCAAGCTCGACGGTGAGCTGTGGAGGGCCGAATGCGTGAACGGGAAAGCCAGAACCGGCGAGAAAGTTGTGGTCGTGGAGGTGAGGGGCACTAAGGTTCTCGTGGAACGCCAAGGGTAG
- a CDS encoding CoA-binding protein — MVRIMPVDRLSDEEIREILTKYRKIALVGASPKVERDSNEVMRYLLEHGYEVYPVNPRYSEVLGRKCYPSVLDIPDDVEIVDLFVRPEFTMDYVEQAIKKGAKVVWFQFGTYDREAFKKAKEAGLRAVAHRCIKQEHARLL, encoded by the coding sequence ATGGTCAGGATAATGCCGGTTGATAGGTTGAGCGATGAGGAAATCCGCGAGATTCTGACGAAGTATCGGAAGATCGCCCTTGTTGGTGCTTCACCGAAGGTCGAGCGCGATTCCAACGAAGTGATGCGTTATCTTCTTGAACACGGCTACGAAGTCTATCCGGTTAATCCCCGCTACTCGGAGGTTCTTGGCCGGAAGTGCTACCCGAGCGTTCTGGATATCCCCGATGACGTTGAGATAGTGGACCTCTTCGTGAGGCCCGAGTTTACAATGGACTACGTGGAGCAGGCAATAAAGAAGGGGGCGAAGGTGGTGTGGTTCCAGTTTGGGACGTACGACCGGGAAGCGTTCAAAAAGGCCAAGGAAGCCGGATTAAGGGCTGTGGCCCACCGCTGCATAAAGCAGGAGCACGCGAGACTCCTTTAG
- a CDS encoding TRM11 family SAM-dependent methyltransferase: MYAVIFGKNPALSEAEFYSFARRFDIKVRPIESSRYWLLFESPSGVERYFNRLGGSLKLVRIVGEGDEAIKNLEYTKLFTVSLYGKNDWKLWRKLGSEIKREFKVEGPSKFFKPAKVYSMPAELILKGFPETKDFVFIFREDGSFLVGETVKVTNPFELKKLDVERPVQRPILSIPPRLARIMVNLTEVRKGSFLDPFCGIGTILQEFVLQGLSAYGSDRDPERIREAKRNLAWLRKEFRLKNSAHIEVCDARKLKRCFRQRFDTIVTEPYLGKPLKVNPSRGEAIRLANELDRLYFSVFESFGEVLKRNGKVVFVFPAYRLKDGGMYRKERKWLGKLGFEVIGRYTDYEERHRVIRDIHVLRYRG; this comes from the coding sequence ATGTACGCGGTCATATTCGGTAAGAATCCGGCCCTCAGCGAGGCAGAATTTTATTCATTCGCCAGGAGATTTGACATTAAGGTTAGGCCAATTGAATCCAGTCGTTACTGGTTGTTATTCGAGTCACCAAGTGGAGTTGAAAGATACTTCAACCGGCTCGGCGGCTCCCTCAAGCTCGTGAGAATAGTCGGCGAGGGAGATGAAGCGATCAAGAATCTCGAATACACCAAACTCTTCACGGTCAGCCTCTACGGGAAAAACGACTGGAAGCTCTGGAGGAAGCTGGGAAGTGAGATAAAAAGAGAATTCAAGGTTGAGGGTCCCTCCAAGTTCTTCAAGCCTGCCAAGGTTTACTCCATGCCCGCAGAGCTTATCCTCAAGGGTTTTCCCGAGACAAAGGACTTCGTCTTCATCTTTAGAGAAGATGGGAGCTTCCTAGTGGGCGAGACGGTCAAGGTCACCAACCCGTTTGAGCTGAAGAAGCTCGACGTTGAGAGGCCCGTCCAGAGGCCTATCCTTTCGATTCCTCCAAGGCTCGCGAGGATAATGGTGAACCTGACCGAGGTGAGAAAAGGTTCGTTCCTCGACCCCTTCTGTGGGATAGGGACGATTCTCCAGGAGTTCGTCCTCCAGGGGCTTTCAGCTTACGGGAGCGACCGCGACCCCGAGAGGATACGCGAAGCAAAGAGAAACCTCGCCTGGCTGAGGAAGGAGTTCCGGCTCAAAAATTCGGCCCACATTGAGGTCTGCGACGCGAGGAAGCTAAAGCGCTGTTTCAGGCAGAGGTTCGACACGATAGTTACGGAGCCGTACCTCGGGAAGCCACTAAAGGTGAACCCGAGCAGGGGGGAGGCGATAAGGCTCGCCAACGAGCTGGACAGGCTCTACTTCTCGGTTTTCGAGAGCTTTGGCGAGGTCCTCAAAAGGAACGGAAAAGTAGTCTTCGTCTTCCCAGCATACCGGCTGAAGGACGGGGGAATGTACAGAAAGGAGAGAAAATGGCTGGGCAAGCTTGGCTTCGAAGTCATTGGAAGGTACACCGACTACGAGGAGAGGCACCGTGTAATCAGGGACATTCACGTGCTGAGGTACAGGGGCTAA
- a CDS encoding secondary thiamine-phosphate synthase enzyme YjbQ has protein sequence MLFEVDVPTKERFEIIDITDEVQRIVYRSRVKHGIVVVFTGHTTTGLLINEAEKGLLGDIKAKMEDLVPKGAGYAHDTIDRNAHSHLRAGLFLNPEVVVPVDQAELQLGTWQRILFVELDGPRHRKVRVMVCPCPKFLEE, from the coding sequence GTGCTCTTTGAGGTTGATGTTCCGACGAAGGAGCGGTTCGAGATAATCGACATAACCGATGAGGTTCAGCGCATCGTGTACCGCTCCCGCGTTAAGCATGGCATCGTCGTTGTGTTTACCGGGCATACCACAACGGGCCTGCTCATAAACGAGGCTGAGAAAGGCCTCCTCGGGGACATCAAGGCCAAGATGGAGGATCTCGTCCCCAAAGGCGCCGGCTACGCCCACGACACCATTGACCGCAACGCCCACTCCCACCTGAGGGCTGGCCTCTTCCTCAATCCTGAGGTTGTGGTTCCCGTAGATCAGGCCGAGCTCCAGCTTGGGACGTGGCAGAGGATACTCTTCGTCGAGCTCGACGGTCCAAGGCACAGAAAGGTTCGGGTCATGGTATGCCCGTGCCCCAAGTTCCTGGAGGAGTAG
- a CDS encoding Era-like GTP-binding protein: MIKVAIIGAENVGKSTLMNALIGGKVSEVENLPGTTKGIIRRRFGKLKIPKSMKNPLGGADEFVLIDTAGLFDPQRELRGKVLSEERFREILNEIVSADVIIHMVDATVGLHRGMEKLHHMLKFRYDKPIIVVINKIDLVPRERVEEIREVIKKRLEQEAIPLSLVTYEGFNDLLERLAYYAQYV; encoded by the coding sequence ATGATAAAGGTTGCGATTATCGGTGCCGAGAACGTCGGCAAATCAACGCTCATGAACGCCCTCATAGGTGGCAAAGTTTCAGAGGTGGAGAACCTGCCGGGAACCACGAAGGGGATCATAAGGAGGCGCTTCGGCAAGCTCAAGATACCGAAGAGCATGAAGAACCCGCTCGGCGGCGCCGACGAGTTCGTCCTCATAGACACCGCGGGCCTCTTCGACCCGCAGAGGGAGCTAAGGGGAAAGGTGCTGAGCGAAGAGAGGTTCAGAGAAATCCTGAACGAGATAGTCTCCGCGGACGTGATCATTCATATGGTCGATGCCACCGTTGGCCTCCACAGGGGAATGGAAAAGCTCCATCACATGCTCAAGTTCCGGTATGATAAGCCCATAATAGTCGTCATCAACAAGATAGACCTCGTCCCCAGGGAGCGGGTCGAAGAAATCAGGGAGGTCATAAAGAAGCGCCTCGAACAAGAAGCGATACCGCTATCGCTGGTCACATACGAGGGGTTCAACGACCTGCTCGAGAGGCTGGCCTATTACGCCCAGTACGTCTGA
- a CDS encoding GTP-binding protein, which yields MPKRVKLGHHYYYIVTVDELNSGAFRGKNIVIEGEIEDKPLVEFLPMELPGYRTTFKVSGIRVEFSGSPCIGAGDRVKVYGRFLGDCIMASAIETERAVFTTEE from the coding sequence ATGCCCAAGAGGGTCAAACTCGGTCACCATTACTATTACATCGTCACGGTCGATGAGCTGAATTCCGGGGCCTTCAGGGGCAAGAACATCGTCATTGAGGGAGAGATAGAGGACAAGCCCCTGGTCGAGTTCCTCCCCATGGAGCTTCCTGGTTACAGGACAACCTTTAAGGTTTCCGGTATACGGGTTGAGTTCTCTGGGAGTCCATGCATTGGGGCCGGCGACAGGGTGAAGGTCTACGGCAGGTTTCTCGGTGACTGCATAATGGCGAGCGCCATCGAGACCGAGAGGGCGGTGTTCACGACGGAGGAATGA
- a CDS encoding HD domain-containing protein → MPLLDLLLEAGNLKRLPRTGWLLRGVPNPESIADHSYRVALITLFLADELKVKGVDVNVERALKMALLHDLAEARITDIPLTAQYYIDKGKAEKKAAMELFIKTPKPEEYFRLWREYEEELSLEGRLVKFADKLEMLIQACEYERAGFSNLDEFWGALDSLRESEFYEHFRELVDGLAERRKGR, encoded by the coding sequence ATGCCGCTCTTGGACCTCCTTCTTGAAGCGGGCAATCTGAAGAGACTGCCGAGAACCGGCTGGCTCCTCAGGGGAGTCCCGAATCCCGAGAGCATAGCCGACCACAGCTACCGCGTTGCCCTTATCACGCTCTTCCTGGCCGACGAGCTTAAGGTGAAGGGCGTCGATGTGAACGTTGAGAGGGCCCTGAAAATGGCCCTCCTCCACGACCTGGCCGAGGCCAGGATTACGGATATACCCCTGACGGCGCAGTACTATATCGACAAGGGAAAAGCCGAGAAGAAGGCTGCGATGGAGCTGTTCATAAAGACGCCGAAGCCGGAGGAGTACTTCAGGCTCTGGAGGGAGTACGAGGAAGAACTCAGCCTCGAGGGCCGGCTCGTCAAGTTCGCCGATAAGCTGGAGATGCTGATCCAGGCCTGTGAGTACGAGAGGGCCGGCTTCTCTAATCTAGACGAGTTCTGGGGTGCCCTTGATTCCCTCCGCGAGAGCGAGTTTTATGAGCATTTTCGGGAGCTGGTCGATGGACTGGCGGAGAGGAGAAAGGGCAGATAG
- a CDS encoding ATP-binding protein produces MFIDRKAELGLLEERLKRGRAEFVVLYGRRRIGKTALLLEFIGRHGGLYLLARETSEAENLRRFSERLAAHFNDEFLRKNPLRSWDAFFEYLHGKAMGERLIVAIDEFPYLVKGNGALPSILQEYWDLKLSRGKIFLMISGSSVGMMERLLGYRSPLYGRRTAQLRLRPLNFFEARAFLPGYTLEDFVKVYGILGGTPAYLLEFSDGRGLEENLLDYFRPDSFLYGDALFILREELDEPRNYFAIMEAIARGKTTLGEITSETGLERGTVGKYLGVLIELDLVRREVPVTASWKSRKGRYHITDPYFTFWFRYVYPNADLVESGQGDALVELVMNDLPAYLGGVFEEIARQFLGKLNKAKELPFRFTKIGRWWHKSEEIDLLALNEREKKALFVEAKWKSLREKEARGILRDLERKSELVGLESWGRYYGLVAREVEGKEGLKEEGYLAWDLEDFEEGLNGA; encoded by the coding sequence ATGTTCATCGACCGAAAGGCTGAGCTCGGACTGCTTGAAGAGCGTCTGAAGAGGGGGAGAGCCGAATTCGTCGTCCTCTACGGCAGGAGGAGGATCGGAAAGACCGCCCTGCTCCTTGAGTTCATAGGGAGGCATGGCGGCCTCTACCTCCTCGCGAGGGAGACGAGCGAGGCCGAGAACCTCAGGCGCTTCTCGGAGAGGCTCGCGGCCCACTTCAACGACGAGTTCTTGAGGAAAAACCCCCTCCGGAGCTGGGACGCCTTCTTCGAGTACCTGCACGGTAAAGCAATGGGGGAGAGGCTCATAGTTGCCATCGATGAGTTCCCCTACCTCGTGAAGGGAAACGGGGCCTTACCTTCCATCCTCCAGGAGTACTGGGACCTAAAGCTCTCCCGCGGGAAGATTTTCCTGATGATCAGCGGCTCCTCGGTGGGGATGATGGAGAGGCTCCTCGGCTACAGGAGTCCGCTCTACGGGAGGAGGACGGCTCAGCTGAGGCTCAGGCCCCTGAACTTCTTCGAGGCGAGGGCCTTCCTTCCGGGGTACACGCTGGAGGACTTCGTGAAGGTCTACGGCATCCTCGGGGGGACGCCGGCCTACCTCCTTGAGTTCAGCGACGGGAGGGGCCTTGAGGAGAACCTGCTCGACTACTTCCGGCCCGATTCGTTCCTCTACGGCGATGCCCTCTTCATACTGAGGGAAGAACTTGATGAACCGAGGAACTACTTCGCGATAATGGAGGCCATAGCGAGGGGCAAGACAACGCTCGGCGAGATAACCAGCGAGACCGGGCTCGAGAGGGGAACCGTGGGGAAGTACCTGGGCGTTCTCATTGAGCTTGACCTCGTGAGGAGGGAAGTCCCTGTAACGGCCAGCTGGAAGAGCAGGAAGGGGCGCTACCACATAACGGACCCCTACTTCACCTTCTGGTTCCGCTACGTCTACCCGAACGCCGACCTGGTGGAGAGCGGCCAGGGCGATGCCCTGGTGGAGCTCGTGATGAACGATCTCCCCGCTTACCTGGGCGGGGTCTTCGAGGAAATCGCGAGGCAGTTCCTGGGGAAGCTCAACAAAGCCAAGGAGCTTCCCTTCCGCTTCACGAAAATCGGCAGGTGGTGGCATAAGAGCGAGGAGATTGACCTGCTCGCCCTGAACGAGCGGGAGAAAAAAGCGCTGTTCGTCGAGGCCAAGTGGAAAAGCCTGAGGGAGAAAGAGGCCCGCGGAATACTTAGAGATCTGGAGAGGAAGAGCGAGCTGGTGGGACTTGAAAGCTGGGGGCGTTATTACGGTCTGGTTGCCAGGGAAGTGGAAGGTAAGGAGGGGCTTAAGGAAGAGGGCTACCTTGCCTGGGACCTTGAAGATTTCGAAGAAGGGCTTAACGGGGCTTAA
- a CDS encoding ATP-binding protein, with product MRSRKFVDREEELRTLERLYRREGFTLVLVTGRRRIGKSRLVREFLKDKEAIAVQFEKRVWEYNLAKLNGEIGRYFGIPVPNFRTFTDAFRFIASQGKGRLVVFLDEFSYLLRYSEVEAEFQSVVDEVLGGSDVMLILSASSVGLLKRSFFDYSSPLYGRSDATLNLQPLGFRHLFEWFPRLSPDDAVKLYAVTSGVPRYLELFSGRDVEDEIRGNFFDPNAFLFREAKALLEEELREPETYYTVLEAVARGKTRVNEIAQYSFIEPKNTARYLRILEDIGILKRELPVGRRAKRGAYRFRDLYFAFWFRFVAPHFEEIESGFPEGALEDFNTGFNRYLGFAFEEVGRQFLIELNRAGKLPFRFTKVGRWWHKSEEIDLLALNEREKKALFVEVKWKGLREKEARGVLKDLERKAELVGLEGWGKIYGLVAKTIENKNNLKENGYLVWDLKDFERFLAPKTEPRNP from the coding sequence ATGAGAAGTCGAAAATTTGTGGACAGGGAGGAGGAGCTCAGGACCCTCGAGAGGCTTTACCGGCGGGAAGGCTTCACCCTCGTCCTCGTCACGGGGAGGAGGAGAATCGGGAAGAGCAGGCTCGTCAGGGAGTTCTTGAAGGACAAAGAGGCCATCGCGGTGCAGTTTGAGAAGCGGGTCTGGGAGTACAACCTCGCCAAGCTCAACGGGGAGATCGGGCGGTACTTCGGGATCCCGGTTCCAAACTTCCGGACCTTCACGGACGCCTTCCGCTTCATAGCCTCCCAGGGAAAGGGAAGGCTCGTGGTCTTCCTCGACGAGTTCTCCTACCTCCTCAGGTACTCGGAGGTGGAGGCTGAGTTCCAGAGCGTGGTCGATGAGGTCCTCGGCGGGAGCGACGTGATGCTCATACTCTCGGCCTCCTCGGTCGGCCTGCTCAAGAGAAGCTTCTTCGACTACTCGAGCCCGCTCTACGGCAGGAGCGACGCGACGCTGAACCTCCAGCCCCTGGGGTTCAGGCACCTCTTCGAGTGGTTCCCACGCCTAAGCCCCGACGATGCCGTGAAGCTCTACGCCGTGACCTCCGGCGTCCCCAGGTACCTTGAGCTCTTCAGCGGAAGGGACGTCGAGGATGAGATAAGGGGGAACTTCTTTGACCCGAACGCCTTCCTCTTCCGCGAGGCCAAGGCGCTGCTTGAGGAGGAGCTGAGGGAGCCTGAAACATACTACACGGTGCTTGAGGCTGTGGCGCGGGGAAAGACGAGGGTCAATGAGATCGCCCAGTACTCCTTCATCGAGCCTAAGAACACCGCCAGGTACCTCAGGATCCTTGAGGACATCGGGATTCTAAAGCGCGAGCTGCCGGTTGGGAGGAGGGCGAAGCGCGGGGCCTATCGCTTCAGGGATCTCTACTTCGCCTTCTGGTTCCGCTTCGTGGCCCCGCACTTCGAGGAGATCGAGAGCGGATTTCCGGAGGGGGCGCTTGAGGACTTCAACACCGGCTTCAACCGTTACCTCGGCTTCGCCTTTGAAGAGGTGGGGAGGCAGTTTTTAATCGAGCTCAACAGGGCCGGAAAGCTGCCGTTCAGGTTCACCAAGGTCGGAAGGTGGTGGCATAAGAGCGAGGAGATTGACCTGCTCGCCCTGAACGAGCGGGAGAAAAAAGCTTTGTTTGTGGAGGTGAAGTGGAAGGGGCTGAGGGAGAAAGAGGCGCGCGGAGTTCTCAAAGACCTGGAGCGGAAGGCTGAGCTGGTGGGTCTTGAAGGGTGGGGGAAGATCTACGGGCTGGTGGCAAAGACGATTGAGAACAAAAACAACCTCAAGGAAAACGGTTACCTTGTCTGGGATTTGAAGGACTTCGAAAGGTTCTTGGCTCCGAAGACTGAACCGCGAAACCCTTAA
- the wtpA gene encoding tungstate ABC transporter substrate-binding protein WtpA, translating into MKKAGFLLIAVLLLSVVAAGCMGGSGDSSTKEETLVIFHAGSLSVPFQQLEEEFAKYAEENLGYKVTFQDEASGSVMAVRKVIDLGKKADIVAVADYTLIPQLMMPNFTDFYAIFATNEIVIAFTEHSKYADEMKAHPDRWYEILARDDVSFGFSDPNQDPCGYRSVMVMKLADYYYDKPIFETLVERNTNIYANGSMVIAPKDIQIKNDRVVIRPKETDLTALVESGSLDYYFIYKSVAEQHNLSYVTLPDEINLRDFKMADYYGKVSIYIGSTGKIIQAKPIVYGVTVPKDAPNRELAMEFLKYLLGENGKRIFQENHQDFIWPPVAFGSVPDEIKPLVKVEG; encoded by the coding sequence ATGAAGAAAGCGGGGTTCCTTTTGATCGCGGTTCTCCTGCTCTCGGTCGTCGCGGCCGGCTGCATGGGTGGTTCTGGTGACTCCAGCACGAAGGAAGAAACCCTCGTAATCTTCCACGCCGGCTCGCTGAGTGTCCCCTTCCAGCAGCTGGAGGAGGAGTTTGCCAAATACGCGGAGGAGAACCTCGGCTACAAGGTGACCTTCCAGGACGAGGCGAGTGGGAGCGTCATGGCTGTGAGGAAGGTCATCGACCTGGGCAAGAAGGCCGATATAGTGGCGGTTGCAGACTACACCCTCATTCCCCAGCTTATGATGCCGAACTTTACTGACTTCTACGCCATCTTCGCCACCAACGAGATTGTCATAGCCTTCACGGAGCACAGCAAGTACGCCGACGAGATGAAGGCTCACCCGGATAGGTGGTACGAGATACTCGCGAGGGACGACGTTTCCTTCGGCTTCAGCGACCCGAACCAGGACCCCTGCGGTTACAGGAGCGTCATGGTCATGAAGCTGGCCGATTACTACTACGACAAACCGATATTCGAGACCCTGGTCGAGAGGAACACCAACATCTACGCCAACGGTTCTATGGTAATTGCCCCCAAGGATATCCAGATAAAGAACGACAGGGTCGTCATCAGGCCAAAGGAGACCGATTTGACTGCCCTCGTTGAGAGCGGAAGCCTCGACTACTACTTCATTTACAAGAGCGTTGCCGAGCAGCACAACCTCAGCTACGTAACGCTCCCGGACGAGATAAACCTCAGGGACTTCAAGATGGCCGACTACTACGGCAAGGTCAGCATCTACATCGGCTCCACCGGCAAGATTATCCAGGCCAAGCCTATAGTCTACGGCGTGACCGTTCCGAAGGACGCGCCCAACAGGGAGCTGGCTATGGAGTTCCTCAAGTACCTCCTCGGCGAGAACGGGAAGAGAATCTTCCAGGAGAACCACCAGGACTTCATCTGGCCGCCGGTTGCCTTCGGCAGCGTCCCGGACGAGATAAAGCCCCTCGTCAAGGTGGAGGGGTGA